Proteins found in one Subtercola endophyticus genomic segment:
- the pdxT gene encoding pyridoxal 5'-phosphate synthase glutaminase subunit PdxT, protein MAGNAARPVGVLALQGDFREHVAVLKSFGADVITVRRPSELAQVSGLVIPGGESSVIDKLSRMFGLADPLKEAIAAGLPVYGTCAGLIMLADTVLDGIQGQQSFGGLDIAVRRNAFGTQKESFEVEIDIPELGEPPVHAVFIRAPVVERVGERASVLGALDDGRVIAVEQDNLLGTSFHPEMTDDHRFHRRFYDRVLSTQFG, encoded by the coding sequence GTGGCTGGTAACGCCGCGCGCCCTGTCGGTGTCCTTGCCCTTCAAGGGGACTTTCGCGAGCACGTCGCCGTACTGAAGTCGTTCGGCGCCGACGTCATCACGGTGCGGCGGCCCTCCGAACTGGCACAAGTCTCTGGGCTCGTCATCCCCGGCGGCGAGTCGAGCGTCATCGACAAGCTGTCGCGTATGTTCGGGCTCGCCGACCCGCTGAAAGAGGCCATCGCCGCCGGCCTGCCCGTGTACGGCACGTGTGCAGGGCTCATCATGCTCGCCGACACCGTGCTCGACGGAATCCAGGGCCAGCAGAGCTTCGGCGGCCTCGACATCGCCGTGCGCCGCAACGCGTTCGGTACCCAGAAAGAGTCGTTCGAGGTCGAGATCGACATCCCCGAGCTCGGCGAGCCGCCCGTGCACGCCGTGTTCATCAGGGCTCCGGTTGTCGAGCGGGTGGGGGAGCGGGCATCCGTTCTGGGAGCGCTCGACGACGGGCGAGTGATCGCCGTCGAGCAAGACAACCTGCTCGGAACGTCGTTTCACCCTGAGATGACCGACGACCACCGTTTTCATCGCCGTTTCTACGACCGGGTGCTCAGCACGCAGTTCGGTTAG
- the pdxS gene encoding pyridoxal 5'-phosphate synthase lyase subunit PdxS, giving the protein MTDSTPTTSVGSSRVKRGLAEMLKGGVIMDVVNAEQARIAEDAGAVAVMALERVPADIRSQGGVARMSDPDLIEGIQKAVSIPVMAKARIGHFVEAQILQALDVDYIDESEVLSPADYVNHIDKWNFTIPFVCGATNLGEALRRINEGAAMIRSKGEAGTGDVSEATKHIRKISGEIRALSSMAPDELYVAAKELQAPYELVVEIAETGKLPVVLFTAGGVATPADAAMMMQLGADGVFVGSGVFKSGDPAKRAAAIVKATTFYDDPAVIAEASRGLGEAMVGINVSDLAAPHRLSERGW; this is encoded by the coding sequence ATGACTGACTCCACCCCCACCACCTCCGTCGGCTCGAGCCGAGTCAAGCGCGGCCTCGCCGAAATGCTGAAGGGCGGCGTCATCATGGACGTCGTCAACGCCGAGCAGGCCCGCATCGCCGAAGACGCCGGGGCTGTCGCCGTGATGGCGCTGGAGCGCGTGCCGGCCGACATCCGTTCGCAGGGCGGCGTTGCGCGCATGAGCGACCCCGACCTCATCGAGGGCATTCAGAAGGCCGTGTCGATCCCGGTGATGGCCAAGGCGCGCATCGGTCATTTCGTCGAGGCGCAGATTCTGCAGGCGCTCGACGTCGACTACATCGACGAGTCCGAGGTGCTTTCACCCGCCGACTACGTGAACCACATCGACAAGTGGAACTTCACCATTCCTTTCGTGTGCGGTGCGACCAACCTCGGCGAGGCGCTACGGCGCATCAACGAGGGTGCAGCCATGATCCGTTCCAAGGGTGAGGCCGGTACCGGCGATGTCTCTGAGGCGACCAAGCACATTCGCAAGATCTCGGGCGAGATCCGCGCGCTGAGCTCGATGGCACCCGACGAACTATACGTCGCCGCGAAAGAACTTCAGGCCCCGTACGAGCTCGTCGTCGAGATCGCCGAGACGGGCAAGCTCCCCGTCGTGTTGTTCACTGCGGGCGGCGTGGCCACCCCGGCCGACGCTGCGATGATGATGCAGCTCGGCGCCGACGGCGTGTTCGTCGGCTCGGGCGTGTTCAAGTCGGGCGACCCGGCGAAGCGCGCGGCGGCCATCGTGAAGGCGACGACGTTCTACGACGACCCGGCGGTCATCGCCGAGGCATCGCGTGGGCTCGGCGAGGCGATGGTCGGCATCAACGTCTCCGATCTGGCTGCGCCGCACCGCCTCTCTGAGCGTGGCTGGTAA
- the ruvA gene encoding Holliday junction branch migration protein RuvA: MISSLRGTVLDLYGTGAVIEVGGVGFQVQLTPEHSLSLRVGEEARVLTSMIVREDSLSLFGFPDSASLEIFSLLVGVTGVGPKSAMGVLASLSPDEIARAVAADDDAVFRRVTGIGPKTAKLIVVSLTGKVAAYTRPASGRPSFASANSVRDDVLVALVGLGWSDRSASEALDTVLTVIADDEAQNMQVVLRRALTELGPRQSTAGPR; this comes from the coding sequence GTGATCTCAAGTCTGCGCGGAACCGTACTCGACCTTTACGGCACGGGTGCCGTCATCGAGGTCGGCGGCGTCGGCTTTCAGGTGCAGCTGACGCCCGAACACTCGCTGTCGCTGCGTGTGGGCGAAGAGGCCCGCGTGCTCACCAGCATGATCGTGCGCGAAGATTCGCTCTCGCTCTTCGGTTTTCCCGACTCCGCGTCGCTCGAGATCTTCTCGCTGCTGGTCGGCGTCACCGGAGTCGGCCCGAAGTCGGCCATGGGTGTGCTCGCCTCGCTCTCACCCGACGAGATCGCCCGAGCCGTAGCGGCCGACGACGACGCCGTGTTCCGACGGGTCACCGGCATCGGCCCGAAGACGGCGAAACTCATCGTGGTATCGCTCACCGGCAAGGTCGCCGCCTACACTCGCCCCGCATCGGGCCGGCCCTCGTTCGCCTCGGCGAATTCGGTGCGCGACGACGTGCTGGTCGCGCTGGTGGGTCTGGGCTGGAGCGATCGCAGTGCATCCGAAGCTCTCGACACCGTGCTGACCGTCATCGCGGATGACGAGGCGCAGAACATGCAGGTCGTGCTGCGCCGCGCCCTGACCGAACTCGGCCCGCGGCAGAGCACGGCGGGCCCGCGATGA
- a CDS encoding preprotein translocase subunit YajC produces MDPLTLIMLAVLAVLIIFMVRNSRKRKREAEELTNKITEGAYVMTNFGVYGTIRTIDIENNFILLETSPGNVLKVHRQTVTRVVPTDEPEAITDAETIDDETEPAFGERIHETKAETSGTVLNGVPLDENGKPRTDSTKSGE; encoded by the coding sequence ATGGACCCGTTAACCCTCATAATGCTGGCCGTCTTGGCCGTACTCATCATCTTCATGGTGCGCAACAGCCGCAAGCGCAAGCGTGAGGCAGAAGAGCTCACCAACAAGATCACCGAGGGGGCGTACGTCATGACCAACTTCGGCGTGTACGGCACGATCCGCACCATCGACATCGAGAACAACTTCATCTTGCTCGAGACCTCGCCCGGCAACGTGCTCAAGGTGCACCGCCAGACCGTCACGCGTGTCGTTCCGACCGACGAGCCCGAGGCCATCACCGACGCCGAGACCATCGACGACGAGACCGAACCGGCGTTCGGCGAGCGTATTCACGAAACCAAGGCAGAAACATCGGGTACTGTTCTCAACGGCGTTCCGCTCGATGAGAACGGCAAGCCCCGCACCGATTCCACCAAGTCGGGCGAGTAG
- a CDS encoding YebC/PmpR family DNA-binding transcriptional regulator, giving the protein MSGHSKWATTKHQKAVTDARRAKSFAKLIKNIEVAAKLGGADLSGNPTLVDAIQKAKKTSVPKDLIDRAVKRGAGVGSEAIDYQTIMYEGYAANGVAMLIECLTDNKNRAAADVRAIVSRNGGTMGDPGSVAYNFHRKGVIKVEHTPTLSEDDVMLAVLDSGAEEVIDHGPEFEVLTDPSDLVANRTALQDAGIDYESADIEFVPTLKIEVDAETARKVFRLIDALEDNDDVQNVYSNFDLTPEVQAELEED; this is encoded by the coding sequence ATGTCAGGTCATTCCAAATGGGCCACCACCAAGCACCAGAAGGCCGTCACCGACGCCCGTCGTGCGAAGTCGTTCGCCAAGCTCATCAAGAACATCGAGGTGGCTGCGAAGCTCGGTGGTGCTGACCTCTCGGGTAACCCCACCCTCGTCGACGCCATTCAGAAGGCGAAGAAGACGTCTGTGCCGAAAGACCTCATCGACCGCGCGGTGAAGCGCGGCGCGGGCGTGGGCTCAGAGGCCATCGACTACCAGACCATCATGTACGAGGGCTACGCGGCCAACGGCGTGGCGATGCTCATCGAGTGCCTCACCGACAACAAGAACCGCGCGGCTGCGGATGTTCGGGCGATCGTGTCGCGTAACGGCGGCACCATGGGCGACCCGGGCAGCGTGGCGTACAACTTTCACCGCAAGGGTGTCATCAAGGTTGAGCACACCCCGACGCTGAGCGAAGACGACGTCATGCTGGCGGTGCTCGATTCGGGCGCCGAAGAGGTCATCGACCACGGGCCCGAGTTCGAGGTGCTGACCGACCCCTCCGACCTGGTGGCGAACCGCACCGCGTTGCAAGACGCCGGTATCGACTACGAGTCGGCCGACATCGAGTTCGTGCCCACCCTCAAGATCGAGGTCGACGCCGAGACGGCGCGCAAGGTGTTCCGTCTCATCGATGCGCTCGAAGACAACGACGACGTGCAGAACGTCTACTCCAACTTCGACCTCACCCCCGAGGTGCAGGCCGAGCTCGAAGAAGACTGA
- the ruvB gene encoding Holliday junction branch migration DNA helicase RuvB, whose translation MLQPEMMGSEAEVAFEGALRPKSLAEFVGQQRVRGQLQLLLDAATIQNRTPDHILLAGPPGLGKTTLAMIVAHESGRPLRLSSGPAIQHAGDLAAVLSSLVPGEVLFVDEIHRMARSAEELLYLAMEDFRIDIMVGKGAGATSIPLDLAPFTLVGATTRSGLLPNPLRDRFGFTAHLEFYDTDELVEVLRRAAVLLELAIEQSALIEIARRSRGTPRIANRLLRRVRDYALVHGGDATRAVVRSALELYDVDELGLDRLDRAVMNILLTRFNGGPVGLNTLAVSVGEESETIESVVEPFLVRIGLIIRTPRGRMATAEGWRHLGLQPPAGALPGPTSSTGRADAHPSSTGAEPLFDDEL comes from the coding sequence TTGCTGCAGCCCGAGATGATGGGCTCAGAGGCCGAGGTGGCCTTCGAGGGCGCGCTGCGGCCGAAGAGCCTGGCCGAGTTCGTGGGGCAGCAACGGGTGCGCGGGCAGCTTCAGTTGCTGCTGGATGCCGCGACCATCCAGAACCGCACCCCCGACCACATTCTGCTCGCCGGTCCGCCTGGGCTCGGCAAGACGACGCTGGCGATGATCGTGGCGCACGAGAGCGGTCGCCCGTTGCGGCTGTCGAGCGGACCGGCCATCCAGCACGCCGGCGACCTCGCGGCGGTGCTGTCGAGCCTGGTGCCGGGCGAGGTGCTCTTCGTGGACGAGATCCACCGCATGGCGCGCTCCGCCGAGGAGCTGTTGTACCTGGCCATGGAAGATTTTCGCATCGACATCATGGTCGGCAAGGGCGCGGGCGCGACATCCATTCCCCTCGACCTGGCACCCTTCACGCTGGTCGGCGCGACCACCCGCTCGGGGCTGCTGCCGAACCCGCTGCGCGACCGCTTCGGCTTCACCGCACACTTGGAGTTCTACGACACCGATGAGCTCGTCGAGGTTCTGCGCCGCGCCGCAGTGTTGCTCGAACTCGCGATCGAACAGTCTGCTCTCATCGAAATCGCCCGGCGGTCACGCGGCACACCCCGAATCGCAAACCGTCTGCTGCGTCGCGTTCGCGACTATGCCCTGGTGCACGGGGGAGACGCGACACGCGCGGTGGTGCGATCGGCGCTCGAACTCTACGACGTCGACGAGCTGGGTCTCGACCGGCTCGACCGAGCGGTCATGAACATCTTGCTCACGCGGTTCAACGGCGGCCCCGTCGGGCTCAATACGCTCGCCGTGTCGGTCGGCGAGGAGTCCGAGACCATCGAATCGGTCGTCGAGCCGTTTCTCGTGCGCATCGGTCTCATCATCAGAACCCCGCGCGGCCGCATGGCCACCGCCGAGGGCTGGCGGCACCTCGGGCTTCAGCCGCCCGCCGGCGCCCTCCCCGGCCCCACCTCCAGCACCGGGCGAGCGGATGCCCACCCATCGTCGACCGGCGCCGAGCCGCTGTTCGACGATGAACTATAA
- the ruvC gene encoding crossover junction endodeoxyribonuclease RuvC gives MRVLGIDPGLTRCGVGIVDVSQNRRATLVHVTVIRTPAGEQHETRLLTISDGLERLLDEFKPQRVALERVFADTNVSTVMGTAQVSGIAMLAAVKRKLPIGMHTPTEVKAAVTGYGQADKKQVGTMVAKILRLEVIPKPADAADALALAICHAWRSPLGALAAAAPTSDLHGGAASRQQPVARLTSAQAAWFAAEQAAKAASPERSGLRQR, from the coding sequence GTGCGCGTATTAGGGATCGACCCAGGGCTGACCCGCTGCGGAGTCGGCATCGTCGATGTGTCGCAGAACCGGCGCGCCACGCTCGTGCATGTCACGGTCATCCGCACTCCCGCCGGTGAGCAGCACGAGACGCGCCTGCTGACCATCAGCGACGGCCTCGAACGGCTACTCGACGAGTTCAAGCCGCAACGCGTCGCCCTCGAGCGGGTGTTCGCCGACACCAACGTGAGCACGGTGATGGGCACCGCTCAGGTGAGTGGCATCGCCATGCTCGCGGCTGTCAAACGAAAGCTGCCGATCGGCATGCACACACCGACCGAGGTCAAGGCCGCCGTCACCGGCTACGGCCAGGCCGACAAGAAGCAGGTCGGCACGATGGTCGCGAAGATCCTGCGGCTCGAGGTCATCCCGAAGCCGGCAGACGCAGCGGATGCCCTGGCCCTCGCCATCTGCCACGCCTGGCGTTCACCGCTCGGCGCTCTGGCCGCGGCCGCCCCCACTTCGGACTTGCACGGTGGCGCCGCCTCCCGCCAGCAGCCCGTCGCGCGCCTCACCTCAGCCCAGGCCGCCTGGTTCGCCGCCGAGCAGGCCGCCAAGGCCGCGAGCCCTGAGCGGAGCGGGTTGCGGCAGCGTTAG
- a CDS encoding HIT family protein — translation MPDFEGVEITDSSHLAGVPDEFQRLWTPHRMVYIQNGTQPHEEQCPFCIAPSMSDEDALIVARGTHAYVLLNLFPYNSGHLLVCPYRHVSLYDQATPEETDEIATLTQTAMRVVRQVSKSDGFNIGMNQGRIAGAGIADHLHQHIVPRWATDANFFPIIAKTKALPQLLGEVRASIAAAWPLAHTE, via the coding sequence ATCCCCGACTTCGAAGGCGTCGAGATCACCGATTCGAGCCACCTGGCCGGGGTGCCCGACGAGTTCCAGCGACTCTGGACCCCGCACCGCATGGTGTACATCCAGAACGGAACGCAGCCACACGAAGAGCAGTGCCCGTTCTGCATCGCCCCGTCGATGTCAGACGAGGATGCCCTCATCGTCGCTCGCGGAACGCACGCGTATGTGCTGCTGAACCTGTTTCCGTATAACAGCGGTCACCTGCTGGTATGCCCCTACCGGCATGTTTCGCTCTATGACCAGGCCACGCCCGAAGAGACCGACGAGATCGCTACGCTGACGCAGACCGCAATGCGGGTGGTACGCCAAGTGTCGAAGAGCGACGGCTTCAACATCGGCATGAACCAGGGCCGCATCGCCGGTGCCGGCATCGCCGATCACCTGCATCAGCACATCGTTCCGCGCTGGGCGACCGACGCGAACTTCTTTCCGATCATCGCCAAGACCAAGGCACTTCCGCAGCTGCTGGGTGAGGTTCGGGCATCCATTGCCGCCGCCTGGCCGCTGGCGCACACCGAATAG
- the secD gene encoding protein translocase subunit SecD: MAKSTAVKKARRTLVWLLVIFIALAGVNAAGAIWGGGSWLPKLGLDLEGGTEIILAPKLETGQTVSDDQVSQAVSIIRQRVDASGVSEAQISTQGGQNIVVSIPGTPDAATLARIEASAKLEFRPVLVTDTATVPTTTPTPGLDSTPTASPTNASDLSWVTPALEDQFLNIDCSSTAATDAGQAPAEQPLVACGDDGAKYILGPVEVSGETVTNATSGVAQTSSGASTGQYVVNIFFNDQGTSEFANVTTRLSGLTGAQNQFAIVLDGKVISAPRTLAVITNGQPQISGNFTAETSKTLADQLKFGALPISFTVQSQNTISATLGSTQLISGLIAGLIGLILVVGYSILQYRVLGAVTIASLVVAGTLTFLVVDLLSWRAGFRLSLAGVAGLIVAIGITADSFIVYFERIRDELRDGRGLESAVQAGWKRAIRTIFASDFINLMAAVVLYILAVGSVKGFALTLGMTTVIDLVVVIMFTHPIMTLLAELPFFRDGHKASGLDPRQLGAVYRGRAQFKTPTPAVARGKQASSSREAARRQTIAERRAAGGSTLVIESPPEAPETDIAIDTSPEIDVPVTSSAPADDATPTVGPNNDSDAATDSSSATPSSATPSTPNPSTPKPPVRKPSPKRKKR, from the coding sequence GTGGCAAAATCAACCGCCGTCAAGAAAGCCAGGCGCACCCTCGTCTGGCTGCTTGTCATCTTCATCGCCCTCGCCGGCGTCAACGCTGCAGGGGCGATCTGGGGTGGCGGTTCATGGCTGCCGAAACTCGGCCTCGACCTCGAGGGCGGCACCGAGATCATTCTCGCGCCGAAGCTCGAGACGGGTCAGACGGTTTCTGACGACCAGGTGTCGCAGGCGGTGTCGATCATCCGGCAGCGCGTCGACGCCAGCGGCGTATCTGAGGCGCAGATCTCCACCCAGGGCGGCCAGAACATTGTCGTTTCGATTCCGGGCACGCCAGACGCCGCGACTCTTGCTCGCATCGAGGCGTCGGCGAAGCTCGAGTTCCGGCCGGTTCTGGTGACCGACACGGCGACCGTACCGACCACCACGCCCACGCCAGGCCTTGACAGCACGCCGACGGCCTCCCCGACGAATGCCAGCGATCTCTCCTGGGTCACCCCGGCGCTCGAAGACCAGTTCTTGAACATCGACTGCTCTTCGACAGCAGCCACGGATGCCGGCCAGGCCCCCGCAGAACAGCCTCTCGTCGCCTGTGGTGACGACGGCGCGAAGTACATCCTCGGCCCCGTCGAGGTATCGGGTGAGACCGTCACGAACGCCACGAGCGGTGTCGCTCAGACCAGCTCGGGCGCTTCGACCGGCCAGTACGTCGTCAACATCTTCTTCAACGACCAAGGCACCAGCGAATTCGCCAACGTCACGACCCGTCTCTCCGGCCTGACCGGCGCCCAGAACCAGTTCGCCATCGTGCTCGACGGCAAGGTCATCTCGGCACCTCGCACGCTCGCGGTCATCACCAACGGCCAGCCGCAGATCTCGGGCAACTTCACCGCTGAGACGTCGAAGACCCTCGCCGATCAGCTGAAGTTCGGCGCGCTGCCCATCAGCTTCACGGTGCAGAGCCAGAACACCATCTCCGCCACGCTCGGCTCGACGCAGCTCATCAGCGGCCTGATCGCCGGTCTTATCGGGCTCATCCTGGTGGTCGGCTACTCGATTCTGCAGTACCGCGTACTCGGCGCTGTGACCATCGCCTCGCTCGTCGTCGCCGGTACCCTGACGTTCCTCGTCGTCGACCTCTTATCGTGGCGAGCCGGCTTCCGGCTCTCGCTCGCCGGTGTCGCCGGTCTTATCGTGGCCATCGGTATCACAGCGGACTCGTTCATCGTGTACTTCGAGCGAATACGCGACGAGTTACGCGATGGCAGAGGTCTCGAATCTGCCGTTCAGGCGGGCTGGAAGCGGGCGATCCGAACGATTTTCGCCTCCGACTTCATCAACCTGATGGCCGCCGTGGTGCTTTACATCTTGGCCGTCGGCAGCGTGAAGGGCTTCGCCCTCACCCTCGGTATGACCACGGTCATCGACCTCGTCGTCGTGATCATGTTCACCCATCCGATCATGACGCTGCTCGCCGAGCTGCCCTTCTTCCGAGACGGACACAAAGCGAGCGGACTCGATCCGCGCCAGCTCGGTGCTGTGTATCGCGGTCGAGCGCAGTTCAAAACGCCGACCCCGGCTGTCGCGCGCGGCAAGCAGGCCTCGTCGAGCCGCGAAGCCGCACGTCGGCAGACAATCGCCGAGCGCCGCGCTGCCGGCGGGTCGACGTTGGTCATCGAGTCGCCGCCCGAGGCGCCCGAAACCGACATCGCAATCGACACGTCGCCCGAAATCGACGTCCCCGTGACATCCAGTGCTCCCGCCGACGATGCCACACCTACGGTCGGCCCGAACAACGATTCGGATGCCGCGACCGATTCGAGCTCAGCCACTCCGAGCTCAGCCACTCCGAGTACACCCAACCCGAGCACACCCAAACCGCCCGTGCGAAAGCCGTCGCCGAAGAGAAAGAAGCGCTGA
- the thrS gene encoding threonine--tRNA ligase, which produces MKVNGELRDLATTVIPGDFVEPVPISSPDGLNILRHSATHVMAQAVQSINPEAKLGIGPPVTDGFYYDFDVTTAFTPDDLKTLEKAMERIIRQGQRFVRRVVTDDEARAELADEPYKLELIGIKGGSTAEDESVEVGGAELTIYDNVDPKTGETVWKDLCRGPHLPNTRMIGNGFALTRLAAAYWRGSEKNPQLQRIYGTAWPSKDELRAYQARVEEAAKRDHRRIGAELDLFSFPEEIGSGLAVFHPKGGIIRQELEGYSRQRHTEAGYDFVNTPHITKANLFMTSGHLQWYSEGMFPPMHLDEERDAEGNITRQGQDYYLKPMNCPYHNLIFRARGRSYRELPLRLFEFGSVYRYEKSGTLQGLTRVRGMTQDDSHIYTTADQVKPELTSILKFVLALLKDYGLDDFYLELSTRDATNPKFLGPDELWDSATETLREVALESGLELVPDPGGAAFYGPKISVQARDAIGRTWQMSTIQLDFNQPERFELEYTGPDGEKHRPVMIHRALFGSIERFFAILTEHYAGAFPVWLSPVQVVGIPIAEQYVDYLQPVIDRLKARGVRAQLDYSDDRMQKKIRTHTKEKVPFLLIAGDEDRSAGTVSFRFRDGTQENGVSIDDAIDRIVASIENKVQVTTAGQI; this is translated from the coding sequence ATGAAGGTCAACGGCGAACTGCGAGACCTCGCGACGACGGTGATCCCCGGCGACTTCGTGGAGCCGGTTCCGATTTCGTCACCCGACGGTCTGAACATTCTGCGGCACTCCGCAACGCACGTCATGGCGCAGGCGGTGCAGTCGATCAACCCGGAGGCCAAGCTCGGTATCGGGCCGCCCGTCACCGACGGGTTCTACTACGACTTCGACGTGACCACCGCGTTCACCCCCGACGACCTGAAGACGCTCGAAAAGGCGATGGAACGCATCATCCGCCAGGGCCAGCGCTTTGTGCGCCGGGTCGTCACCGACGACGAGGCGCGAGCCGAGTTGGCGGACGAGCCCTACAAGCTCGAGCTCATCGGCATCAAGGGCGGCTCGACCGCTGAAGACGAGTCGGTCGAGGTCGGCGGCGCAGAACTCACCATCTACGACAACGTCGACCCGAAAACGGGCGAGACGGTCTGGAAAGACCTCTGCCGTGGGCCGCACCTGCCCAATACCCGCATGATCGGCAACGGCTTCGCGCTCACCCGTCTCGCGGCCGCGTATTGGCGCGGGTCGGAGAAGAACCCGCAGCTGCAGCGCATCTATGGCACGGCGTGGCCGTCGAAAGACGAACTGCGCGCCTACCAGGCGCGTGTCGAAGAAGCGGCGAAGCGTGACCACCGTCGCATCGGCGCCGAGCTCGACCTGTTCTCGTTTCCCGAAGAGATCGGGTCGGGGCTCGCGGTATTCCACCCCAAGGGCGGCATCATTCGCCAGGAGCTCGAGGGGTACTCGCGGCAGCGGCACACCGAGGCCGGGTACGACTTCGTCAACACGCCGCACATCACCAAGGCGAACCTGTTCATGACGAGCGGGCACCTGCAGTGGTACTCGGAGGGCATGTTCCCCCCGATGCACCTCGACGAGGAGCGCGACGCCGAAGGCAACATCACCCGGCAGGGCCAGGACTACTACCTCAAGCCCATGAACTGCCCGTACCACAACCTCATCTTCCGGGCCCGCGGCCGGTCGTACCGCGAACTGCCGCTGCGGCTGTTCGAGTTCGGGTCGGTGTACCGCTACGAGAAGAGCGGCACCCTGCAGGGCCTCACCCGCGTGCGTGGAATGACGCAAGACGACTCGCACATCTACACCACGGCCGACCAGGTGAAGCCCGAGCTCACCTCGATTCTGAAGTTCGTGCTCGCGCTGCTGAAGGATTACGGTCTCGACGACTTCTACCTCGAGCTGTCGACGCGCGACGCCACCAACCCCAAGTTCTTGGGCCCCGACGAGCTGTGGGATTCGGCGACCGAGACCCTACGCGAGGTCGCTCTCGAGTCCGGGCTCGAGCTCGTGCCCGACCCCGGGGGAGCGGCGTTCTACGGCCCGAAGATCTCGGTGCAGGCGCGCGACGCCATCGGGCGCACCTGGCAGATGTCGACCATCCAGCTCGACTTCAACCAGCCCGAGAGGTTCGAGCTCGAGTACACCGGGCCCGACGGCGAGAAGCACCGCCCGGTGATGATCCACCGCGCGCTGTTCGGGTCGATCGAGCGATTCTTCGCCATCCTCACCGAGCACTACGCCGGGGCGTTCCCGGTGTGGCTGTCGCCGGTGCAGGTGGTGGGCATCCCGATCGCCGAGCAGTACGTCGACTACCTTCAGCCGGTCATCGACCGGCTCAAAGCGCGCGGCGTGCGGGCTCAGCTCGACTACTCCGACGACCGTATGCAGAAGAAGATCCGCACGCACACGAAAGAGAAGGTGCCCTTCCTGCTCATCGCCGGTGACGAAGATCGAAGTGCGGGTACCGTGAGCTTTCGGTTCCGCGACGGCACGCAAGAGAACGGTGTCTCCATCGATGACGCTATCGACCGAATCGTCGCCTCCATCGAGAACAAGGTGCAGGTCACCACGGCGGGCCAGATCTAG